One Paenibacillus riograndensis SBR5 DNA segment encodes these proteins:
- a CDS encoding DEAD/DEAH box helicase produces MIKHLYAIWLGDVFFCFSGETSEPKVDAWTRVVKRLELRSGWRPFAGAALRLAEVKYPVAAPAEGRTTRRGLPGRTLEGLALAPKDAFELLLGWDEQLCRSQGLEPGGELRYWAAAARFALELMGTGGIVPGALPPRLLGSRRRGGEQAASAAWSPAFRKEADRELFLQMAASMPVLALGTHVAEESDLSSREDAGAYVLYSFLQAVMTAEVKRVVAENEGKLVPYKANYRRGYSPLTELWWNSLLTGSRDIPVQGTPAEVAELLAAVNATAGSEVPHAETEEARSGQLSLGLRLEPPADESEEWRLSFWVESREEGEFWLPAAAIWGSREREFTLWGKRYRNIQQQLLSALGRAAKLSPDIQRALAMPAPDGVELAAEQLYLFLKESVQPLRERGITVQMPSRWSREGRRRIGMKMKMQPPAGGIDGPAQAALGMEQLISFRIEASLGDSDITEDELNALVEAGVPYVRFRGEWIEIDPKEVRQVLRYMKRNESGEMSAAEWMRLEAEDGNERLWKGMSVTGMETSGLLASLMQGDMLRHLPVRAVPPDLHGTLRPYQERGFQWLASLSGLGFGVCLADDMGLGKTVQVITCLLDRALTAPPEEQREPVLILCPTSLLGNWQRELQRFAPSLRVHIHHGGRRVRGGGFAQLAASHEIVLTTYHLAGRDSEDLAGVRWSTVVLDEAQYIKNHRTKQAQSVMKLSAPHRIAMTGTPVENRLGELWSIFHFLNPGYLGTYHSFRQRYVSGEGGDRLRELHRLVSPFLLRRLKSDPDISKDLPEKLELKQYCTLTETQAALYQGVVNEMLGVIGERSGMARRGLVLSSLTKLKQICDHPQLFRGDEGRGQRSEASGKMEVMFEVLDSIAGLGESALIFTQYVAMGELLVSRLARRYGKAPLFLHGGVPKRERDEMVHAFQEGEGPAFFVLSLKAGGVGLNLTRANHVLHYDRWWNPAVENQATDRAFRIGQHKNVQVHKLICQGTLEERIDELIERKKNLSEQVVGSGENWLTEMSNHELKELIELQGQDWM; encoded by the coding sequence ATGATTAAGCATCTGTATGCAATATGGTTAGGGGACGTATTCTTCTGTTTCTCCGGCGAAACTTCAGAGCCTAAGGTGGACGCATGGACGCGTGTGGTCAAGCGCCTGGAGCTCCGGAGCGGCTGGCGTCCTTTTGCGGGTGCTGCGCTGCGGCTTGCGGAAGTGAAATATCCGGTTGCTGCTCCTGCAGAAGGGAGGACAACGAGACGCGGCCTGCCGGGGCGTACGCTTGAGGGGCTGGCCCTGGCGCCCAAAGACGCTTTTGAGCTGCTGCTCGGCTGGGACGAGCAGCTGTGCCGCAGCCAGGGGCTGGAGCCGGGCGGGGAGCTGCGGTATTGGGCTGCCGCCGCCCGCTTCGCGCTGGAGCTTATGGGTACAGGCGGCATTGTACCCGGGGCGCTGCCGCCGCGCCTGCTGGGCTCGCGCCGCCGGGGAGGGGAGCAGGCAGCTTCTGCTGCCTGGTCACCGGCCTTCCGCAAGGAAGCAGACAGGGAGCTGTTCCTGCAGATGGCTGCATCCATGCCGGTGCTGGCGCTAGGGACGCATGTGGCTGAGGAAAGCGATCTGTCCTCCCGCGAGGATGCCGGTGCCTATGTGCTTTACTCCTTTCTGCAAGCGGTGATGACCGCGGAGGTTAAACGGGTGGTTGCGGAGAATGAAGGAAAGCTTGTGCCTTACAAAGCGAATTACCGCCGCGGCTACTCCCCGCTCACGGAGCTGTGGTGGAACAGCCTGCTTACGGGCAGCCGTGATATTCCCGTACAAGGGACCCCGGCTGAAGTGGCGGAGCTTCTTGCTGCAGTGAACGCAACCGCCGGCAGCGAAGTACCGCATGCGGAGACTGAAGAGGCACGCAGCGGACAGCTCAGCCTTGGCCTGCGTCTGGAGCCGCCTGCAGATGAGAGTGAAGAATGGCGCTTGTCCTTCTGGGTAGAGAGCCGTGAAGAGGGTGAATTCTGGCTCCCGGCTGCGGCCATCTGGGGCAGCCGGGAACGCGAATTCACCCTCTGGGGCAAGCGGTACCGCAACATCCAGCAGCAGCTGCTGTCTGCGCTGGGCCGGGCAGCCAAGCTGTCCCCGGATATTCAGCGGGCGCTGGCCATGCCGGCCCCCGATGGCGTGGAACTTGCAGCGGAACAGCTATACCTGTTCCTGAAGGAAAGTGTGCAGCCGCTGCGTGAGCGGGGAATCACCGTGCAGATGCCTTCCCGCTGGAGCCGCGAAGGCCGGCGGCGGATCGGCATGAAGATGAAGATGCAGCCGCCGGCAGGCGGGATCGACGGGCCTGCCCAGGCTGCACTGGGCATGGAGCAGCTGATTTCCTTCCGGATTGAGGCTTCGCTTGGCGATTCGGATATCACTGAGGATGAACTGAACGCATTGGTGGAGGCGGGCGTGCCTTATGTACGGTTCCGGGGGGAATGGATTGAGATCGACCCGAAAGAAGTCCGCCAGGTGCTAAGATATATGAAGCGTAATGAAAGCGGGGAAATGTCGGCAGCCGAATGGATGCGTCTGGAGGCCGAGGATGGCAATGAACGTCTGTGGAAAGGTATGTCGGTCACCGGGATGGAGACCTCCGGTCTGCTGGCTTCGCTTATGCAGGGCGACATGCTGCGGCATCTGCCGGTGCGTGCCGTGCCGCCGGATCTGCACGGCACGCTGAGACCGTATCAGGAACGCGGGTTTCAGTGGCTGGCTTCGCTGAGCGGTCTGGGTTTCGGCGTCTGTCTGGCCGATGATATGGGGCTGGGGAAAACCGTGCAGGTGATTACCTGTCTGCTGGATCGCGCCCTGACGGCACCGCCGGAAGAACAGCGTGAGCCTGTGCTGATTCTCTGTCCGACCTCGCTGCTGGGGAACTGGCAGCGGGAATTGCAGCGCTTCGCGCCTTCCCTGCGGGTGCACATTCACCATGGGGGACGCCGGGTCCGGGGCGGGGGCTTCGCCCAGCTTGCGGCCAGTCACGAAATAGTCTTAACCACTTATCATCTTGCCGGGAGAGACAGTGAGGATCTGGCGGGTGTGCGCTGGTCGACTGTTGTGCTGGATGAGGCGCAATACATCAAAAACCACCGGACCAAGCAAGCGCAGAGCGTAATGAAGCTGTCGGCGCCGCACCGGATTGCCATGACAGGGACGCCGGTTGAGAACAGGCTGGGCGAGCTGTGGTCCATCTTTCATTTTCTGAATCCGGGTTACCTGGGCACATATCATTCGTTCCGCCAGCGTTATGTTTCCGGGGAAGGCGGGGACCGGCTGCGCGAGCTGCACCGCCTCGTATCGCCTTTTCTGCTGCGGCGGCTGAAGAGTGATCCGGATATCTCCAAGGATCTGCCGGAGAAGCTGGAGCTGAAGCAGTATTGCACGCTCACAGAGACGCAGGCGGCGCTGTATCAGGGGGTAGTCAATGAGATGCTTGGGGTGATCGGAGAGCGCTCAGGGATGGCCCGACGGGGATTGGTGCTGTCTTCCCTGACCAAGCTGAAGCAGATCTGTGACCATCCGCAGCTTTTCCGCGGGGATGAAGGACGGGGACAGCGCAGCGAGGCTTCCGGCAAAATGGAAGTGATGTTCGAGGTCCTCGACAGTATTGCCGGGCTGGGGGAATCTGCCCTGATTTTTACCCAGTATGTGGCGATGGGGGAACTTCTGGTCAGCAGACTGGCCAGACGGTACGGCAAAGCCCCGCTCTTTTTGCACGGCGGAGTTCCCAAGCGGGAGCGTGATGAAATGGTTCATGCCTTTCAAGAGGGTGAAGGTCCGGCCTTTTTTGTGCTTTCGCTCAAAGCCGGAGGCGTGGGTCTTAACCTGACACGGGCTAACCATGTGCTGCATTATGACCGCTGGTGGAATCCGGCGGTGGAGAACCAGGCGACCGACCGGGCTTTTCGGATCGGCCAGCACAAAAATGTGCAGGTGCATAAGCTGATCTGCCAGGGAACGCTGGAAGAACGGATCGATGAGCTGATTGAACGCAAAAAAAACCTCTCGGAGCAGGTCGTCGGCTCCGGCGAAAACTGGCTGACTGAAATGTCCAATCATGAACTGAAGGAACTGATTGAGCTGCAGGGACAGGACTGGATGTAG
- a CDS encoding GTP pyrophosphokinase, whose protein sequence is MEENDSTQVTLNQLQVHVKDLQKWQVSEEFAKQIENFTALPALYRHALNELENKIDILKTEWQARDGYSPIEHIKSRIKDPKSILHKMERKGHEFTLDNMEQHIHDIAGMRIVCAFVKDIYRLVDHLCAREDMRVLEIKDYIAHPKSNGYQSLHLIVAMPLVLLEGTRWVKAEIQLRTLAMDFWASMEHILYYKFDKQLPSHVAEELKEAARAADELDQKMLRLRREILELAERPAEE, encoded by the coding sequence GTGGAAGAAAATGATAGTACACAGGTTACGCTGAATCAGTTGCAGGTACATGTCAAGGATTTGCAGAAGTGGCAGGTGAGCGAGGAATTTGCTAAGCAGATTGAAAACTTCACAGCGCTTCCAGCACTCTACCGCCATGCGCTGAATGAGCTTGAGAATAAAATTGATATCCTCAAAACAGAGTGGCAGGCGCGTGACGGCTACAGTCCGATCGAGCATATCAAGTCACGGATCAAGGACCCTAAGAGCATTCTCCATAAGATGGAGCGCAAAGGGCATGAATTCACACTGGATAATATGGAGCAGCACATTCATGATATCGCGGGCATGCGCATCGTCTGTGCTTTTGTGAAAGATATCTACCGTCTGGTCGATCATCTGTGTGCACGCGAGGACATGCGGGTGCTGGAGATCAAGGATTACATTGCACATCCCAAGTCCAATGGCTATCAAAGCCTGCATCTTATTGTGGCCATGCCGCTGGTGCTGCTGGAGGGCACCCGCTGGGTGAAGGCCGAAATCCAGCTCCGCACGCTTGCAATGGATTTCTGGGCCAGCATGGAGCATATTCTATATTATAAATTCGACAAGCAGCTCCCTTCACATGTGGCCGAAGAATTAAAGGAAGCAGCACGTGCCGCGGACGAACTGGATCAGAAGATGCTCCGCCTGCGCCGGGAGATTCTGGAGCTGGCTGAAAGACCCGCAGAAGAATAA
- a CDS encoding zinc ribbon domain-containing protein — translation MNFLQRLKDGASRVSEKAQSSVEIGKLNGQISDIEREMEIEFMKMGKLFYEGYRSRDMSVAEGKMVELSRGCFKYQEQIDELRARIAELKNERLCACGHVVALDANFCPHCGRKLEELSPRKEAAAVNVHTVHKHEVEEDEFYGEDELTEAEKELAMRHEHRAVYTEVLPEEEELPLENYAGTAQAEERSRREADQLERERERQLELDRRIRDWKASEPEEAAVSEDGGVRDIVKCQICRADLPKGSMWCPRCGSEQI, via the coding sequence ATGAATTTTTTGCAGCGGCTTAAGGACGGTGCCAGCCGGGTAAGTGAAAAAGCACAAAGCTCGGTGGAGATCGGCAAGCTGAATGGCCAAATTTCCGATATCGAACGCGAGATGGAAATTGAATTTATGAAAATGGGCAAGCTTTTCTATGAAGGCTACCGTTCAAGGGATATGTCGGTGGCGGAAGGCAAGATGGTGGAACTCTCGCGGGGCTGCTTCAAGTATCAGGAGCAGATCGACGAGCTGCGGGCACGGATTGCTGAGCTTAAGAATGAACGGCTCTGTGCCTGCGGGCATGTAGTCGCGCTGGATGCAAATTTCTGCCCGCACTGCGGACGCAAGCTGGAGGAGCTCTCCCCGAGAAAAGAAGCAGCGGCAGTGAACGTACATACCGTTCATAAGCATGAAGTGGAAGAGGATGAATTTTACGGCGAGGACGAATTGACCGAGGCAGAAAAAGAACTCGCCATGAGGCACGAGCACCGCGCTGTCTATACCGAGGTGCTTCCTGAAGAGGAAGAGCTGCCTCTGGAGAATTATGCCGGAACTGCCCAGGCCGAGGAGCGCAGCCGCCGCGAAGCTGATCAACTGGAGCGGGAACGCGAGCGGCAGCTTGAGCTGGACCGGCGCATCCGGGACTGGAAGGCCAGTGAACCGGAGGAAGCGGCCGTCAGTGAGGACGGTGGTGTACGCGATATCGTAAAATGCCAGATTTGCCGGGCAGATCTGCCGAAGGGCTCAATGTGGTGTCCGCGCTGCGGTTCGGAGCAAATATAG
- a CDS encoding TrmB family transcriptional regulator: MEQLLLHLRNLGFTEMESKIMVELATKGQASGYEVAKQLGVSRSNVYAALQRLTQQGYVRCGEGEPARYSVLDPEELAAMISGRVQASLAYMESEMPRGGPVSPSFYNVEGDRNVLGALVRQLNLARQEIVVDVWREEASLLRSELEQAEMRGVRLLWAFDGGNAATAPYPAWPPLGGELPRSGGRKFSFVIDRCWCMLGMRYEDGTAQAVVTEHPVLVELLLNHFTQEMVLFELEEDMGAELTKRYGERYSRIYSKYVLHDQAGEEPEEPDERAAGQLRSEDAAD; encoded by the coding sequence ATGGAACAGTTGCTGCTGCATCTGCGCAATTTGGGTTTCACAGAGATGGAATCCAAAATCATGGTCGAGCTGGCCACCAAAGGCCAGGCTTCGGGCTACGAAGTCGCCAAACAGCTCGGAGTATCAAGATCCAACGTATATGCGGCGCTTCAGCGCCTGACCCAGCAAGGATATGTTAGATGCGGTGAAGGGGAACCGGCGCGCTACAGCGTGCTGGACCCGGAGGAGCTGGCGGCAATGATTTCCGGCAGGGTCCAGGCTTCGCTGGCATATATGGAAAGTGAAATGCCCCGCGGCGGACCGGTCAGCCCGTCCTTCTATAATGTGGAAGGCGACCGCAATGTGCTGGGGGCGCTGGTCCGCCAGCTGAATCTGGCCCGGCAGGAAATCGTGGTCGATGTATGGCGGGAGGAGGCCTCGCTGCTGCGCAGCGAGCTGGAACAGGCGGAAATGCGCGGAGTGAGGCTGCTGTGGGCTTTTGACGGCGGCAATGCGGCGACGGCTCCCTATCCGGCTTGGCCGCCTCTGGGCGGAGAGCTGCCGAGAAGCGGAGGGCGCAAGTTTTCTTTTGTCATTGACCGGTGCTGGTGCATGCTGGGCATGCGCTATGAAGATGGAACCGCCCAGGCGGTGGTCACTGAGCATCCGGTGCTGGTGGAGCTTTTACTGAACCACTTTACGCAGGAAATGGTGCTGTTTGAGCTGGAGGAAGATATGGGGGCAGAACTCACCAAGCGTTATGGCGAGCGCTACAGCCGTATTTACAGTAAATATGTGCTGCATGACCAGGCCGGGGAAGAACCGGAGGAACCGGACGAGAGGGCTGCGGGACAACTGCGGTCGGAGGACGCGGCTGATTAG
- a CDS encoding xanthine phosphoribosyltransferase, with product MELLRHKVISEGIVLGQGVLKVDSFLNHQMDPFLMREVGREFTRRFAGEGVTKVLTIESSGIAPGIMTALELEVPLIFARKQKSLTLTEDIFVEKVYSFTKKESNEITVSKKFIAPGERVLIVDDFLANGEAAFGLARIVEQAGGTVAGIGIVIEKAFQPGNRLLKEAGYRVESLVRIASLDEGVISFVEDEAEPAD from the coding sequence ATGGAGTTGTTGAGACACAAGGTGATCAGTGAAGGCATTGTTCTCGGACAGGGCGTGCTCAAGGTGGATTCTTTTCTGAATCACCAGATGGACCCGTTTCTGATGCGTGAGGTTGGCCGCGAGTTTACCCGCCGTTTTGCCGGGGAGGGGGTCACGAAAGTGCTGACCATCGAATCCTCAGGGATTGCCCCCGGCATCATGACCGCGCTGGAGCTTGAAGTGCCGCTGATTTTTGCCCGCAAGCAGAAGTCCCTGACCCTGACAGAGGATATTTTCGTGGAAAAGGTCTATTCGTTTACGAAAAAAGAAAGCAATGAAATTACTGTTTCCAAAAAGTTCATTGCGCCCGGTGAACGCGTGCTGATTGTGGATGACTTCCTGGCCAACGGCGAGGCAGCCTTCGGGCTGGCCCGGATCGTCGAGCAGGCGGGCGGGACTGTAGCCGGGATCGGCATCGTAATCGAAAAAGCGTTCCAGCCCGGCAACCGGCTGCTCAAGGAAGCCGGCTACCGTGTGGAGTCGCTGGTGCGGATTGCTTCGCTGGACGAAGGAGTGATATCCTTTGTCGAGGACGAAGCGGAGCCTGCGGACTGA
- a CDS encoding diacylglycerol/lipid kinase family protein — translation MYLLIINPRSGGGAGGRTWHAVEAMLQARGTAYEALFTQSADSAESQVLHALARREDWRAAIVVGGDGTVHSVLGALRRRGVALAVIPAGSGNDTARGFGIPLAAGAALDAALQDRCLEADLLSGADGLTLTAVASGFDAQVAVNVNRSRYKRLCNAIGAGRLAYLIGILHTLMTFKPCRVSVTCDGKEQAFEKAWLVSVCNLPSYGGGLLICPQAKAGDGLLDVCVVHGLSRGQLLRLLPTVVKGKHTQLPFVTMLSGRSAAVRFAEPRQAIGDGESLGTVPQAVRCEPGALRVLSPLASAQGAARPCSASG, via the coding sequence ATGTATTTATTGATCATAAATCCCCGCTCCGGCGGAGGGGCCGGAGGGCGCACCTGGCACGCCGTGGAAGCGATGCTGCAGGCCCGCGGCACCGCTTACGAAGCGCTGTTCACGCAAAGCGCGGACAGCGCCGAGTCCCAGGTGCTGCACGCGCTGGCCCGGCGCGAGGACTGGCGCGCCGCCATCGTCGTCGGCGGCGACGGGACGGTCCACAGCGTGCTGGGCGCGCTGCGGCGCAGAGGCGTGGCGCTGGCGGTGATTCCCGCCGGCTCCGGCAATGACACCGCCCGCGGCTTCGGCATCCCGCTGGCTGCCGGGGCCGCGCTGGACGCCGCGCTGCAGGACCGCTGCCTGGAAGCGGACCTGCTGTCAGGCGCGGACGGCCTGACGCTGACCGCCGTGGCCAGCGGTTTTGACGCCCAGGTGGCCGTCAATGTGAACCGCAGCCGGTACAAGCGGCTGTGCAACGCTATCGGGGCCGGCCGGCTGGCCTACCTCATCGGCATTCTGCATACGCTGATGACCTTCAAGCCCTGCCGCGTGAGCGTCACCTGCGACGGGAAAGAGCAGGCCTTCGAGAAGGCCTGGCTGGTCTCGGTCTGCAACCTGCCCAGCTACGGCGGCGGGCTCCTGATCTGCCCGCAGGCGAAGGCCGGCGACGGCCTGCTCGACGTCTGCGTCGTGCACGGGCTCAGCCGCGGGCAGCTGCTGCGGCTGCTCCCCACGGTCGTGAAGGGCAAGCATACGCAGCTGCCCTTCGTGACCATGCTGAGCGGACGCAGCGCAGCCGTCCGCTTTGCGGAGCCGCGCCAGGCCATCGGCGACGGCGAGAGCCTCGGCACGGTGCCGCAGGCCGTGCGCTGCGAACCGGGCGCGCTGCGCGTGCTCTCGCCGCTCGCCAGCGCGCAGGGCGCAGCCAGGCCCTGCTCCGCGAGCGGCTAA